Within the Arthrobacter caoxuetaonis genome, the region CTGCCTGCGGGCGGGCAGCCAGATCTTCCTGTGCAGCTGCCGCCGTGGCGGCGTCTGCCTTGGGGGCCGCCTTCCGGTTAGCTGCCGAGCGGGCTGCCGGCTTCTTCTTGGCAGGGGCCCGGAGGGCTTCCTTGTTGATTCCGGCACCACGGCGCACTCCGCCTGTGCGGCCCGGCGCAACCTCATCGCTTGCAGCAGCAAAGAACAAATCAACGGGCCGGCCAGCCCTGGTCGACTGGGAGGTTTCAGTTGTCTCCGAAGACTCGGGAGTACTGGGAATCAATGCTCCCAGACCCCGGCCCAAACCACGACGCTTTTCGGTCATGGGTAAGTCCTTCCCTTATGCACACAGCAAGCGGCATGGATTGATTGTGAGAGTATTCTACGGTCCACCGTCGGGTTCACCCGGTATCCCAAAGGGAGTGTCTAGACGGATCGCTGGGCGATCTCGGCAGCAGCTTCCAGGTAGGAAAGGGCACCTGTCGACGACGGATCGTACGTCATGACGGTCTGCTGGTAGCTCGGCGCCTCAGAAATCCTCACCGAACGGGGCACGACAGCGGCCAGGACCTGCTGTGGGAAGTGTTCGCGGACCTCAGCTGCAACCTGTGCAGCCAGGTTGGTCCGGCCGTCATACATAGTGAGCAGGATCGTTGAAACAACCAGATCAGCGTTCAAGTGCTTTTGGATCATCTCAATGTTCTTCAGAAGCTGGCTCAAGCCCTCCAATGCGTAGTACTCGCACTGAATGGGAATGAGGACTTCCTTCGCCGCAACAAAAGCGTTGACGGTGAGCAGTCCCAGGCTCGGCGGGCAGTCAATGAAGATGTAGTCCAGCCGCTCTTCGCCGGCGTTCTTGCGTTCCTTGGCGTAAACCTCAATGGCACGCCGCAGTCTCTGCTCACGCGCTACGAGGGAGACCAGCTCGATTTCCGCACCCGCAAGGTGGATTGTCGCAGGAGCACAGATCAGGTTCTGGATGTCGGGGCACTGCGCCACAACCTTACCCAGGGGCAAATCATCGATGAGGACGTCGTAGATGCTCTCCACGTCTGCCCTGTGGTCGATCCCGAGGGCAGTAGAAGCGTTTCCCTGCGGATCGATATCGATCACCAGGACGTTGAGGCCGGCCGTGGCCAGAGCGGCGGCAAGGTTTACTGTGGTCGTCGTCTTCCCGACGCCGCCCTTTTGGTTGCTCACGGTCATGATCCGGGTCTCGGCAGGCCGCGGCAGGACCCTGCCCCGGAGCCTCTCGCGGCGCCGGTTCTCACTGGCAAGTTCGCGGGCCAGTGGTGTGCTTTCGTCCATCAGATCCATAACGTCTACCGACTCTGACGGATAAACCGCCTGGCCGGCTACACCACCTTCGCTGGTCTCGGGAACAGGCACATACGATGCGCCGGCAGACAGTGTTGCAACAGCATGTCCCGTTTCACGTGAAACAGGCAAGTCAAGCTTTGGTTCTACAACCTCTTCAGGTTGATTCCTCGAAAAAGGCGATGAGAAGGCAGAACCCAGCGCAGCAAAGGGGGGAATTCGTTTTGCGGCAGAATCGCGCACACTCACCTGGACATGCTCACTTTCACAACATAAGGCATTACTGCCCCTAGCCTATCGGCTGGCCGGTCAAATCCCCGGATCGGGCAGGGTGTGTGCAGTACCAGGCAGGGCCTAGACAACAATGCGGACTACGGTCGTGTGCTCCTCAAGCACATCCTCGCCGGCGGTGACGACGGATGTCTCCTTGCCGCCAAGCCGGCGAATCTGCTTGGCAGCCTTTTCGATTTCCTCCGCGGCGCTGCGCCCCTTGATGGCCAGCACTACCCCGGAACCCTGCAGGAGCGGAATCGTCAGGCCGGCCAGTCCGGTGAGGGCGGAGACGGCTCGGGCGGTGACTACGTCTACCTCCACCTTGCCGACTACCTGTTCAGCCCGGCCGCGGATAACCTCCACGTTCTGAAGCCCCAGATCGTCAACAACCTCGTTCAGCCAGGTCACCCTGCGCTCAAGGGGCTCGATCAGAGTCATCACCAGATCAGGCCGGGCGATAGCCAGGCACAGCCCGGGCAGCCCGGCACCTGAACCAACATCGGCCACCCTGCTGGAGTCGGGAATCAGATCAGCTACGACAGCGCAATTGAGCACATGCCTGCTCCACAACCGCGGAACTTCACGCGGCCCGAGCAATCCGCGCTCCATGCCGGAAGTAGCCAAATGCTCCACATAGCGCTCTGCCAGCGGGAGGCGGGATCCGAAGACCTTGACCGCAGCAGCATGCTCGGCGGGCGTAATTTCAACCACGAAAAACAGATCCTAGTC harbors:
- the rsmG gene encoding 16S rRNA (guanine(527)-N(7))-methyltransferase RsmG: MVEITPAEHAAAVKVFGSRLPLAERYVEHLATSGMERGLLGPREVPRLWSRHVLNCAVVADLIPDSSRVADVGSGAGLPGLCLAIARPDLVMTLIEPLERRVTWLNEVVDDLGLQNVEVIRGRAEQVVGKVEVDVVTARAVSALTGLAGLTIPLLQGSGVVLAIKGRSAAEEIEKAAKQIRRLGGKETSVVTAGEDVLEEHTTVVRIVV
- a CDS encoding ParA family protein, with product MSVRDSAAKRIPPFAALGSAFSSPFSRNQPEEVVEPKLDLPVSRETGHAVATLSAGASYVPVPETSEGGVAGQAVYPSESVDVMDLMDESTPLARELASENRRRERLRGRVLPRPAETRIMTVSNQKGGVGKTTTTVNLAAALATAGLNVLVIDIDPQGNASTALGIDHRADVESIYDVLIDDLPLGKVVAQCPDIQNLICAPATIHLAGAEIELVSLVAREQRLRRAIEVYAKERKNAGEERLDYIFIDCPPSLGLLTVNAFVAAKEVLIPIQCEYYALEGLSQLLKNIEMIQKHLNADLVVSTILLTMYDGRTNLAAQVAAEVREHFPQQVLAAVVPRSVRISEAPSYQQTVMTYDPSSTGALSYLEAAAEIAQRSV